Sequence from the Luteibacter aegosomaticola genome:
CGGACGGCCAGTGGCTGGGGATTTGGCGCAGTGGCAGGTTGGGTCCAGCAGCTCTCCGACGACAAGGGTCCTACGGCTGATCGTCTTGGCGGCTTCAAGGGCCATGCGTTCGGCGTGGGTCCCGCTGTCGATTTCAAGAAGTCCTTCAGCAAGGACAGCAGCATTGATTTCACCCTGCGCTGGGTCAAGGAGTTCGACGTGACGAACCGACTCAAGGGCGAGCCCCTCGTGCTCAACGTATCGTTCGCGCTGTAACCGCCCATGCGTGTGCCGGGCGATGCGGTGCTGCCGATCGACGTGGTGGTGGCCGACCACCACCGCGTCGTGGCCGAAGGCGTGGCCGCGCTGCTGGGGCCGTGCGTGCGTTCGACGGCACTGGTGCATTCGGCGGCGGCGCTGTTTGAGCGCGTGGCGCCCGGCGTGATCGTGGTCGGTGATATCGATCTGCCCGACATGCCGGGCCTGGATCCGCTTCGCCGCCTTGCGGGCCGGCGCGATGATATCCGCTTCATCGTGCTCTCCGGGCATGACGAGCCGCTGGTGGTTCAGGACGCCATGCAAGCGGGTGCGTGGGCTTATGTGTTGAAGCAATCGCCGCGCGGCGAACTGCTGGACGCGTTGCAGGATGTGGTGGAGGGGCGGCGCTACCTGAGTCCGGGCCTGATGGCCGCCCTCGTCAACGCACCACCGCCGGTGCACCGGCTTACCCGCCGTCAGCGGGAGGTGCTCGAGCGCATGGCGCGGGGGCTGCGGGCCACGGAGATCGCCGTCGAGCTTGGTATCTCCGTGCGCACGGTGGAGAGCCACCGCCAGGCACTGCTCGACCTGTTCCACGTTCATAGCGGCGTCGCCCTCGTACGTGACGCCATTCGCATGGGCCTTATCCGCGATCACGGCAACCGGCCCTGACCTTTCCTTGCCGCAGGAGCAGACTTGATGAAACGCCTCACCTTCGCGCTCACCGGCATGGCCTTGCTGGCCGCCTGCTCCACGATTAGCGTGACCAACCAGTGGAAAGACCCCACCTGGCACGGCCAGCCGGCGTCGTCAGTGCTGGTGGTCGGCGTCGCACGCAGCGACACCATGCGCCGCTTGTTCGAGGATGCCTTCTCGCGCGAACTCGGTGCCGCGGGCATTCGCGCGACGCCAAGCTACAGCAGCATCCCACCTGGCGAAGACGGTTCGGCCAGGCTCGGTGACCTGGTGAAGTCAACGGGTAGCGAGGCAGTGCTGGCGACCCGTGTGCAACGCGTGGAAGATCGCATCAACGTATCGCCCGGACCGTATGCCGGTGGTTTCTACGGGTGGTATGGCGGGGCGTGGGCGGCTGCGCCTGAGGTGACCCAGACCACGCTGGTGACATTGGAGACCAGCGTATGGGACGCGCGCAGCGACCGCCTTGTGTGGACGGTGACGACGCGTGGCGTGGCTAATAGCGATATCCCCAAAGCAACGGATGAGCTGGCGAAAACGCTGATCCCGAAGCTTAAAGCCGACGGGATACTCCGTTAGCCGCTTTGCCCCGCATTGCTCACGAGGCTGACGATAGCAAGGATGCCAATCGCCAGCAGGATCAGCGACACCAGCAAGGTAAGCGAGAGCGGATAAGGTGTTTCGCCATGGATCAGTCCGGCATGGGTCATCTCGGCGCGTTCGTCACGAAGCGTACGCATGTAGTGCACGTGGTAAACGATGCCGAGCAGCAGCATGACGACACCAAGGCCCACCATCGCGAGGCCCAGTTGTCTGGGCGCCGCGCTGGTCTCGGGAAGCATCTTCGCACTGCGGAGGCGTTCGAAGAACTGGGCGATGGTGAAGCCGAAGCTGATCAGGGATATCGACGTGCGCATGATCGACATCAGTGTACGGTCGGTGCTCATTCGCGTGCGCTGGAACGACATGCCGGTGCGGCGTGCGGAGAGTTCGACGGAAAGGTCCGGGTGCTCGCCTTCGAGCGCGGCGGGCACGTAGTCGTAGCGGGTCTTATCGTGAGCCATGGGATCCTCCGGGTTCAACGCCACGCGCTGCCGACCTGCAGGTACCAGGCGTGGTCGTCGCGCGCCCATGCCCAGTCGACGCCGGCATACAAGCCGAGGGCGCTGGCGATGAGATAGCGAAAGCCCACGCCCTTCGTGGTTTCGGTGCTGGCGTCGTCAAAGCTGTTGCGCCGGCCCCAGGCACGTCCGGCGCCGCCGAACGCGAGAGCCGCCCAGCGGCGCGTCATGTTCCAGCGCAGCTCGGCTTCCACCATGCCGACCGAGCGGTCCTGGTAACGACCATAGGAGATGCCACGCAGGTCGATCGACGGCAGCTGGTAGAACGGCGTACTGCCCGGCGCGGTGCGGTAGTCCGCACGCAGGCCGAGGACGAAGCGCGGGCCCATGGGTATGTAGCCCAGGACATGCGCGCGATAGGACTGGAAGGTGTTGTCGCTACCCAGGCCCGGGGCGTAGAAGGTGCTTTCCGCGGTGGCCAGCACGCCGCGCGAGGGCGTCAGTGTGTTGTCCCGCGTATCCCATTCGATGACCGGGCCGAGGCCGGAGGCCCGGCTGGCGAAATCGCGCGGCTTGAAGAACTGGTGGTTGCCTTCGACGTTGAGGCTGCTGTCGAGGTCGATGTAGATCCAGCGCGCCCCGATGTACAGCGGGAGCGAGCCCAGCCGCCGGGACACCTGCTGGAAGGAGAACCAGCCGTCGAGGTTATAGCCAATCTTGCGCGGCCCGAGGAACAGGCCCTTGGTATAGAAATCGAGGTTGGCCGACGCCTTGCCGACAGCACCCTTGTACCGCCACTGATCGTCGCGGAAGTGGAACTCACCGGCTGCGACGGCGCCGTAGGTACCGTTCTGCGTCTTCGCAGCGCCGAAGCCATAGATGTTTGGTGGTATGTGCTCGCCACTGTCCTTCGACGCCTGCGATTGTTTCGCCGGCTGGAAGAACACGGCGGACGCGCCGCCGCCGTTACCGACGGCGGGTTCAGTGATGATGATCGGGACGATGAGCGCGCCCTTGTGTTGCAGGAGCCAGCGTGACATGTCGATGGCATGGTCATCCGGGTCGTGGATGAGTTGCCAGAAGCTCTCTTTTTTTTCGGGTGGCGGCGTATCGTCCGCCGACGCGGCACCCGTAGCCAGCGCGGCTGCACAACCCAACAGCAGGCAAATCGCGGCATGTCGCATAGGGAGGGCACGGGTCGTGGACCAGCCGTCATCGTGACCATCCATGGCGAGGGTGCAAAGCGCAATTGCCCGCGTGCAGGCTGGGTAGATCTACCTAGGCGAGTGCGAGTCGTAGATTTACCTATGGCCGCGTGCGCGGGACTACGCTTGGGCTCGCGACCGTGCATGCACAAGATCATCTCCTGCGCCGTCGCTGAAGGATCGGGCCGTGCTTACGTATCGATGGGAACCACGACATACCATCGCGACTTTTGTTGCGCTGGTCATGCTTGTCAATGCGGGCCGGGCGCATGTCGATCCATCGTCCGACCCCTTGCCGTCGTGGAACGACGGCGCGACGAAGACGGCGATCGTGGCGTTTGTCGCCGGGGCGGCGTCGGAAGGTGACGCGGGGTACATCGCACCGGTGGACCGCGTCGCAGTATTTGACATGGATGGCACGTTGATGCCCGAGAAGCCCCTGCCAGGCGCGGTACTGCCTCTCGCTGCGGATGTGAAGGGCGCCGTTGCGAAGCGGCCCGCCCTCGCGAACGAGCCGGGCGTGGCCGCCTTCCTCAAGGGCGATATCCCGGCACTCGTCGCGCTTGGGCAAGCCGGGCTGGCCCAGGTGACGGCCGCGGCCATCGATGGACGCACGACGGACGAGGTGGCTGATGGCATGGCGCGTGAGGCGCACGCGGCCGTGAATGCACGCTGGGGCACACCCTACCCACGGCTTGCGTACCGCCCCATGCTGGAGCTGCTGCGTTATCTCGAGGCGAATGGCTTCGAGACATGGATCTGCAGCGGCTCACCCATCGCCTATACCCGCGGGATCGCGCGCGACGCCTTCGGCATACCGCCGGATCGCGTGATCGGCAGCGCCCTGGCGACACGCGTGCAGGAACGCGAGGGCCGTGTGGTGCTGGTGTATACGGGCAAGGTCGATCAGGTGGTGGATCGCGAAGGCAAGCCGCCAGCCATCTACCGCGCCATCGGCAGGCGTCCGGCGTTCGTTGGCGGCAACGTCGGCGGCGTGGGCGACGTCTCGATGATGCGGTACGCCATGGACCGCGGTGGCCCCGCGTTCGCCCTGCTTGTGAACCACGATGACGCGGCCCGCGAATTCGCCTATGCGGAGAAGGGCGGCGAATCGCTGGCTGCAGCCGTTCGCTACCACTTCCATATCGCCAGCATCCGCGGCGACTGGAACACCGTGTTCGATCCCTCGGTGAACGCGCGTCCACCGACGCCCTGACGCGCCCGGCACGTTGCAGGAGACAGCATGGCTACGCAGAAAAAGGCAAAAGAACCTGCCTCAGGCAAGACCGGGAAGGCCGGTAAGCGGCCCAACATCCTGGTGATCTGGGGCGACGATATCGGTATCTCCAACCTCAGTTGCTATACGCGTGGGTTGATGGGCTACCAGACGCCCAACATCGACCGTCTCGCCAACGAAGGCATGCTGTTCACCGATTCATACGGCGAGCAGTCGTGCACGGCGGGACGTTCCTCGTTCATCACCGGCCAGAGCGTCTACCGTACCGGCCTGTCGAAAGTCGGTGTGCCCGCCGCGCCCGTGGGCATGTCCGACAAGATCATCACCATCGCGGCCGTGCTGAAGAACCAGGGCTATGCGACCGGTCAGTTCGGAAAAAACCATTTGGGCGATCGCAACGAGCATCTGCCGACCAACCACGGTTTCGATGAATTCTTTGGCAACCTCTACCACCTGAATGCCGAGGAAGAGCCCGAAATGGACGACTACTGGCCGGAGAAGGACTTTCCCACCTTCGTGAAGGCAGTGCGTCCCCGTGGCGTGTTGCACAGCTGGGCGACCGACAAGGACGACGCGACCGAAGACCCGCGCTTCGGCCGGGTGGGCAAGCAGAAGATCAAGGACACCGGTCCGTTGAACAAGAAGCGCATGGAGACCTGCGATGACGAGTTCGTCGCCGCGACCAAGGATTTCATCAAGCGCCAGGTGGATGACGACACGCCGTTCTTCATCTGGTTGAACTTCACCCATATGCATCTGTTCACTCATCCCAAGCCGGAGAGCCAGGGGCAGGCAGGGCGGTGGCAGTCGCCTTACCACGACACCATGGTGGATCACGACAGGAACGTTGGCGAGGTGCTCGATTACCTGGACAAGCTCGGGATTGCCGACAACACGTTCGTCATGTATTCCACCGACAACGGCCCGCACCGGAACAGCTGGCCCGACGCCGGTACGACACCGTTCCGCAGCGAGAAAAACACGAACTGGGAAGGCGCCTTCCGCGTGCCGATGGTGGTGCGCTGGCCTGGCCATATCAAGGCAGGCCGTGTCTCGAACGATATCGTGCAGCACCACGACTGGCTGCCGACCTTCGCCGACATGGCGGGCGCCGGCGATGCCGTCGAGCAGTTGAAGAAAGGCTATCAAGCGATTGGCCGGACTTACCACAACCATATCGACGGCGGCAGCCTGCTCAAGCATCTTACGGACGCCGAGGCCGTCAGCCCGCGCAAGATCTTCGTTTACCTGAGCGATGATTGCGACGTATTGGGCCTGCGCTTCGACAACTGGAAGATCTCGTTCATGGAGCAGCGCTGCAAAGGGACGATGGCGGTATGGGGCGAGCCGTTCACGCGCCTGCGCCTGCCTAAGCTCTACAACCTGCGGACCGACCCGTACGAGTTTGCGGAGACCACGTCGAACTCATACTGGGAGTGGTTCTGCTACCACGCATTCATCATTTTTGGCGCGTGGCGCATCATGGATAAGTGGGCATCTACCTTCAAGGAGTTCCCGCCGGTGCAGCACCCGAACAGCTTCACGATCGACGAGGCGTTGAAGATGCTAAGTGAATCGACGCGTAGCGATTGAGGCATCTGTCGTGCGAAAGAAAACGGCGCCGCAGGGCGCCGTTTTTCATGGGACCATTTACGTGCGGCCGGGCGGATCACCGTTGCGCAGGCCACGGATCGCTTTGCGTGCCGCGGCGACAGCGTCGTCCTCGGCGGCTTCCACATAGCTGTGCATGCGCTTACCGGCCACGCGGGCCACTTCGTTGCCAGCGGCATCACGCACCACGGCATCCGCTGTGAAGCACGTGGCATCGTTATCGCCCACGTGGCGGATCGTGGTGATTTCGAAGGAGTAGTCGAGTGGCCGGGGGTGCATGGTGTAACCGCCCTTACGGTTCACGGGCGATCGTGAAGCCGCCGACGGTGACGCCAAGGCCCATGCCCTTGCCCGCGCCGGCGAGGGTCATGCTGACCGGGCCCTTGGTGAGGACCTGGGCATCACCGTGTTTCACGATGCCTGTGTCGGCGTCGGCCGAGGCGTAGGTGCCGAGCGTGTCCTCGATGCGGGCAAGGCCGGAGAAATCGGCCTTGCCATCCTTGATCGCGGATTTGCTAAGGGCCAGGCCACCACCGTTGGCGGTGAGCTTCACCTTCAGGGTGGAACCATCGGTGCAGGTGATCGTGCCGTGCCCGGCGGAATGTTTGTACAGCACGGCCCACGAGGAGAGATCAAAACGCATCGTGCAGTCGAAGGCATCAGCGGCGCGGCTTGCCGTCGGGGCGCAAAGGGCGGCGACGAGCAGGGGCAGGGCGAGTGGACGCAGGTTCATGTCGGGTACTCCGTGGGCTTCAGGGGGAAACCGGTACCTCGGTCCAGCTCGAGTCCGGGTCGAAACGCTCGATATGCGTGATGGCGGTGGAGGTGTCCTTGCCGAGATCTTTTTGGAAGACCTGGCCGTCGTGGCTGATCTCGAAGGTCATGACGCCGCTTTCGCCGTAGCGTGCGGGCCAAGCGATGAGGGCGAAGCCATTGGCCATGACGCCGCCGGCGACGTAGTCGTAGGCGCCCCCGGGTGCCGAGGCGCCTTGTGCGGTGAGGATCCGGTAGTGGTAGCCAAAGTACGTATCGCCGTGGACTTTCTCCGCGGCGAGGCGCGGCCCGAGCGGGCTTTCCGGCTGGCCTTCTTCCGGCGCCCAGTAGAGGCCGTCGTGCTGGCCCGGCGTGCTGCGCAGCTTCGACGCGTAATGCGGCACGCTGTCCTTGTCGTGCGTGCTGGCGGCGTATTCGCGCTGCGCGTCGTAATAGGCCAGCAGCACCTGCACCACGTCCATTTCGTTGTGGCCGATCTGGCGCGCGATGATTTCATCGTGGCCCGCTGCCACGTCGAAGTGCCAGCCCGTGGCGTCTTTCGCCAGGGGAATGGGTAGTTGCCAGCCCGCGCGGCCCACGGTGAGGTGGGTGCCGCTACCATCGGTCACGATGCGGTGGTTGCCAGCGTAGTCGTCGACAAACGCATCGACGTCTTCGCGTTGGACGCCTTCAGTGGGGATATAGGTGCGCCAGTCGCTGCCGAGGACCTTGCCGATGGCCGTATCGTCATGGGCTTTCAACGCGGCGACGAGGGCATCCGCCGCCGCATCCGGGGTGGGGTAGGTGGCTGCGGCTGGCCATGCGGCGAAGCTGGCCATGAGGCAGGCGGCAAGGAGCGTGCGCGCAACGCGCTTGGCGGTCGGGACATTCATCGCAAGCTCCTAGCGGCGGTGGAATCCGCCAGCATGCATGGGCACCGGGCGGTTGACGGGATGGGCGGCGCCCACGTTCGGGCGGTTGCCGCCGCCCCGCTGCTGCAGGCTGGATTCGCCTCGCTGGCGCGCGGCACCGGCGTCACCTGGCGAGCGCACGCCGGAGAAGGCATTCGCGCGCGCTTCATTGCCGTTGCCCAGGGGCTGGCGTTGCACGCCACCGCCGTTGGCACCGGGGCGCTGCGCACCGCTGGCATTCGCGCCTGGACGCTGCTCCGTCCGGTTCGCGAAGTTGCCGGCGTTTGCGCGGTTGCCTGGCGTATTCGCGTTACCCGCACTACCACGTTGCAGCGCAGGTGAAGCGCCACCACCGGTGGAGCGGTTGAAGCTTTGTAGCGCCTGCTGACGACTCGCTTCGCGCGCGGGATCCTGGCCGCGGAACGCCTGGCGTTGCTGCGCTCCGCCTATGCCCTGGTTAAAACGCGCCTGCGTCGCTGGATCGCGATACGGCGTGCCGCGGCGGTTCGCCGGGTTGTGGTTCCAGTTGACGTTGCCGTTGCCGCTGATGTGGTTATTGACGTTGATGTTGTTGTAGCGGTTGACGTTGATGTTGACGTCGTTATGGCCCCAGTCGAAGCCACCCCAGAGCGAGTTGGCGATCGCCACGCCGGTGCCGAAGGCCAGGCCGGCGGCCAGGCCTGTGGCGACGGGGTACTGGTAGCCTGGCGGTGGCGGCCACGCCGGCGGTGGGTAAGCGGGGTACGCCCACGTGCCGTAGACCACCGTGGGGTTGTAGGCCGGCACATACACGACCTGCGGGTCCGCTGGTTCGATCTGGATCACCGTAGTCTGTGGGGCGGTTTCTTGCACCACCACCTTCTGCTGCGCGTTCGATTTCAGGTTGCCCGCTTTCTGTGCCTGCGCGCGCAGGCGTTGCGCGGAAGCCATGACATCGTCGGGCTGTGCGAGGAAGGCATCGCCGATGTTGCGGACCCAATCCGGATGCGCGCCCATCTGCGCGAGTACCTGCGGGAAGGCCACGAGCGACTGCACGCTGGGATCCCAGGGTTTCGAGGACACCTGCTTCACGGCGGCATCTCCCGTCGCCTTGGGATTCTGCTTCGAC
This genomic interval carries:
- a CDS encoding DUF2950 domain-containing protein — its product is MNVPTAKRVARTLLAACLMASFAAWPAAATYPTPDAAADALVAALKAHDDTAIGKVLGSDWRTYIPTEGVQREDVDAFVDDYAGNHRIVTDGSGTHLTVGRAGWQLPIPLAKDATGWHFDVAAGHDEIIARQIGHNEMDVVQVLLAYYDAQREYAASTHDKDSVPHYASKLRSTPGQHDGLYWAPEEGQPESPLGPRLAAEKVHGDTYFGYHYRILTAQGASAPGGAYDYVAGGVMANGFALIAWPARYGESGVMTFEISHDGQVFQKDLGKDTSTAITHIERFDPDSSWTEVPVSP
- a CDS encoding DUF3300 domain-containing protein, which encodes MDTRRTGAWLRHVAAWLLALAATSLAAQGAAPAGKTFTKEQVDQYMAPIALYPDALLSQILMAATYPADVADAAAWSKQNPKATGDAAVKQVSSKPWDPSVQSLVAFPQVLAQMGAHPDWVRNIGDAFLAQPDDVMASAQRLRAQAQKAGNLKSNAQQKVVVQETAPQTTVIQIEPADPQVVYVPAYNPTVVYGTWAYPAYPPPAWPPPPGYQYPVATGLAAGLAFGTGVAIANSLWGGFDWGHNDVNINVNRYNNINVNNHISGNGNVNWNHNPANRRGTPYRDPATQARFNQGIGGAQQRQAFRGQDPAREASRQQALQSFNRSTGGGASPALQRGSAGNANTPGNRANAGNFANRTEQRPGANASGAQRPGANGGGVQRQPLGNGNEARANAFSGVRSPGDAGAARQRGESSLQQRGGGNRPNVGAAHPVNRPVPMHAGGFHRR
- a CDS encoding BamA/TamA family outer membrane protein gives rise to the protein MDGHDDGWSTTRALPMRHAAICLLLGCAAALATGAASADDTPPPEKKESFWQLIHDPDDHAIDMSRWLLQHKGALIVPIIITEPAVGNGGGASAVFFQPAKQSQASKDSGEHIPPNIYGFGAAKTQNGTYGAVAAGEFHFRDDQWRYKGAVGKASANLDFYTKGLFLGPRKIGYNLDGWFSFQQVSRRLGSLPLYIGARWIYIDLDSSLNVEGNHQFFKPRDFASRASGLGPVIEWDTRDNTLTPSRGVLATAESTFYAPGLGSDNTFQSYRAHVLGYIPMGPRFVLGLRADYRTAPGSTPFYQLPSIDLRGISYGRYQDRSVGMVEAELRWNMTRRWAALAFGGAGRAWGRRNSFDDASTETTKGVGFRYLIASALGLYAGVDWAWARDDHAWYLQVGSAWR
- a CDS encoding response regulator, producing MRVPGDAVLPIDVVVADHHRVVAEGVAALLGPCVRSTALVHSAAALFERVAPGVIVVGDIDLPDMPGLDPLRRLAGRRDDIRFIVLSGHDEPLVVQDAMQAGAWAYVLKQSPRGELLDALQDVVEGRRYLSPGLMAALVNAPPPVHRLTRRQREVLERMARGLRATEIAVELGISVRTVESHRQALLDLFHVHSGVALVRDAIRMGLIRDHGNRP
- a CDS encoding HAD family hydrolase gives rise to the protein MLTYRWEPRHTIATFVALVMLVNAGRAHVDPSSDPLPSWNDGATKTAIVAFVAGAASEGDAGYIAPVDRVAVFDMDGTLMPEKPLPGAVLPLAADVKGAVAKRPALANEPGVAAFLKGDIPALVALGQAGLAQVTAAAIDGRTTDEVADGMAREAHAAVNARWGTPYPRLAYRPMLELLRYLEANGFETWICSGSPIAYTRGIARDAFGIPPDRVIGSALATRVQEREGRVVLVYTGKVDQVVDREGKPPAIYRAIGRRPAFVGGNVGGVGDVSMMRYAMDRGGPAFALLVNHDDAAREFAYAEKGGESLAAAVRYHFHIASIRGDWNTVFDPSVNARPPTP
- a CDS encoding arylsulfatase — encoded protein: MATQKKAKEPASGKTGKAGKRPNILVIWGDDIGISNLSCYTRGLMGYQTPNIDRLANEGMLFTDSYGEQSCTAGRSSFITGQSVYRTGLSKVGVPAAPVGMSDKIITIAAVLKNQGYATGQFGKNHLGDRNEHLPTNHGFDEFFGNLYHLNAEEEPEMDDYWPEKDFPTFVKAVRPRGVLHSWATDKDDATEDPRFGRVGKQKIKDTGPLNKKRMETCDDEFVAATKDFIKRQVDDDTPFFIWLNFTHMHLFTHPKPESQGQAGRWQSPYHDTMVDHDRNVGEVLDYLDKLGIADNTFVMYSTDNGPHRNSWPDAGTTPFRSEKNTNWEGAFRVPMVVRWPGHIKAGRVSNDIVQHHDWLPTFADMAGAGDAVEQLKKGYQAIGRTYHNHIDGGSLLKHLTDAEAVSPRKIFVYLSDDCDVLGLRFDNWKISFMEQRCKGTMAVWGEPFTRLRLPKLYNLRTDPYEFAETTSNSYWEWFCYHAFIIFGAWRIMDKWASTFKEFPPVQHPNSFTIDEALKMLSESTRSD
- a CDS encoding YidH family protein, whose product is MAHDKTRYDYVPAALEGEHPDLSVELSARRTGMSFQRTRMSTDRTLMSIMRTSISLISFGFTIAQFFERLRSAKMLPETSAAPRQLGLAMVGLGVVMLLLGIVYHVHYMRTLRDERAEMTHAGLIHGETPYPLSLTLLVSLILLAIGILAIVSLVSNAGQSG